CCTGAGAGCTCAGCGCTGACATTTTTCTGAACAGGATTGCTCATACAAGGCCATCTTCCTGCTCCTTGACAATTGAAGACGCCTATAACTCCAGTGCATTTGTTCAAGTTCCATATCTTGAGAAGACTGTACCAAAATCATGAGAAACTAATCAGAAAAGAAATGTTTTGTAAATTATGTGTATAGTGTCAGGAGTCATATATACCTTTCTCCATCCATAACTGGGTCATTGAATAAGCAATCAAGTGATGGCCTCCCTGGATATCTTGCTCTGAGGATTGATCCATCAGGAAGTACAAGCCTCTTCAATACCTCAAAATCATGGTGGCCTGGTTTATCACTGTTACCAACAAAGTAATGGACTAGATTTAGTCATGAGAAACCTTAAGCTATTGAGGAATATATGCACTGTAAGAGTAGAAATGATGCTGTAATGTCAAGTTGTCTTCTGCATTTGTCTTCATATACTTATGACTTCCATGGAAAGTTAGTCTTACCTAACATAGACTCCACATCCTCCCACAGCTCTAGCAGCAGCATGAAACTCAGCTGCTTCATGGAGACTCTGAAAGTTTTAATGTAAATTAGTTTCTTCTGcatttgaaaaaattataacaGTATTGTTTAAAGGTAAGAAAGTGAGTTCATACATAGAACATGTCCCAATCTGGTACAACAACTTCACCAAGAAATATGCTATTGTATGATACAGCAGCTATGTGTAATGTCTGTGTGGAAGGATTTTTCGGGTAGTAATCATCTGATGCTCTTGTTATGGCGCTTACTTTTGAACTGCAAaagcagaaaagaaaaaaaagttaccACACAGTTGGGGGAAGATTGTAACTGTAGAGTAATGTTTACCTAGAATGTATAAAATGCTCATATATTTTGGTTCAAACAAGTGCAAGGAAGGAATATACTGGTAAATGGAGTCAGTGCTTAGACCCATGCAGCAGATTATGCTGTTGTCTTGAAAATTGCTTGATATGGACTTCTCAAGTGCCTGTTGGAACTGTTTAGTAAGTGAGACTCGACCACCAGAACCAGTTGAAATGGTTTCCAAAATGTTCTGAACATCAACTTTTACTCCATCCACACCCTGTGAAACAAGATATTTGTGTAGATCATCAAGAAACTGGGATGCTTTATCAGCATCAATAGCGCCAACTCCATACTTCTCCATGCAATCCATTGCTAAATCCCTCATGTTTGCTAAATTCCCAGGTGACTGCACTGGGTATCTTAGCTCtgggttatattttttagttcCTGGAACATCTGGAACAAGTCCTCCCCAGTATCCCATTAAGGCATGCCACACAAAAACGTACCTAAGAATTTTGAAAAGCTAAAAAGTCAAGATGGATTCTTCTGAAgaagatttttctttttctttttctagaaTGAAATATAAGAAAGAGACTGTTTTGGAAACCATTTAAGTTCTGTGAACATTATAATTCAAATTGCAGGCATTGTGAAATTGTAATCTTATACTTCATCATCACTTGCTCTAAGAATATAAAATAGACAGAATTCAATATGAACATATGGAAACCTTACTTAAGGCCATAAGTACTCTTAATTTCTGAAACAAAACTCTTGAGATCACTTGGTGCATCACTTTGAGCATCATCACTTGCTCTTCGAAACTTGTTGTTTTCCTTGATGCTAAGCAATCTCCCACCAAATCTGCAGTTTTGACAAAATTAGCAGGGTCtccatgtgtttataaatatgacagttaaaaaaaatgtaaaaaaaaacttACTGCGACCCATCAACATATGGTTCTCCTTCTTTTTGGAACTCGTTTTCTACATCTTGCCATCCATCATCGATTATTATAAACTTTGCTGGAGTGCCTCCCTCAGACAAACTGTGTTTGTGTGTCTTGAAGTGagatagctctcaatgaaaataATTCTAGAAGATGTATGGAAATGGATATGAAAGCAAAAGATGTATTGTGAAACCTCATTTACCTTTTAAGTCCCTCTCTAATCCCTTGAGGATTAACATCTTGGTAAAAGGCATCCCATGTACACCAACCAAACCAATCTAACATTCCGGGCATCTatgcataattaaaaaatatttgagCACAGATGTGATGACCAAAATAATTAGGCCTCTAGATGTAATTGGTTTGTTTAGTTACCTGTTTGGATTCCCTATGTGTAAAGGTTCCTTTATACTTCTCCAAAATCCTGCATGTTGCAAAGCACAAATAATCGCCAATGAATTAGTGTATAAGGAAACAAGCTATTGATTACATAAGATTCCAAAGAAGCAACAGTTTTAGGCTGCTTGAACAATTCTACAGTAACTTCAAAACTGGAAATTTGCTCAGAGAGCTCTACCTACTTCATAGATTCCTTTATTAGATCAAATGGGTGGTTTCCACAATTCACAAAAACTGCTCTTAGAGATTGTGATGTAACAATGGCTGGATCACCTGTCAAAAGACAAAAAGAAGCACATGTTATTATATTAAAACTTAAGAGAAATGCATTAAAGTTAGTGGGAAGTTttgataagaaaaaaaatatagtggGATGAAAAAAATTACTACCACTTTCAACACAAAACTCAAGCTCATTTGATGAATTTCCCTGTAAGCTACTCCTGAATTCACCATCTATTATTGGCAGGAATACAACATAAGAAGTCTCAACTGAATCTTGTCCTTTACTAACTTCCAGCAGCAACATCTGAGTTTCAACAGGAATATCACTTCCTGAATTACCAACTCGCGGTATCATCCACCATAGCTTAAATCGAAATAGAGATAATAACCCGACATCCCTGCATGATGAAGAATTTATACTTTCTGTTATTAGTTCAAACAGAAAACATTCCATAGCTTAAAAAACCACAACTATTTGGAAACCACAGAGCAACTTTGCTAGCAATTAAAACAAATATAGATTATGTAAAATGGGATGATACCAAGAAAACAAAGTTTTATGATTTTACAGAAAGTGCCAAAGAATTAGACTTATATAAGATCATCTTTATTAGAAGTTAAGGAAAAAAAAGCAAACAAGAGTCAAAAGAAGTGTTGGTAAACTTACCTGAGTAGTACTAATTCATTCATGGAAGGTCTAATTGCACAAATTGCATGCTGGCTCTACGTCTACCATCTACCATGGCCAAATATGAAGTagatttcttttgttttcttttagaGTCTTAGACCAGCTTATAGCAAGAAGAAAGATATCAAAAGCAACACAACTACACTAATAAAGAGATGCCGGTGGACGAGGAGATGGGGGAGGAGGGGGCCTCTGTCGCTTTGGTGGGAGAGAACATGGCTATTTTGATTCCCCAAATCCTAATACGATAACCAAGAAACAGGGCATTTGATTGATTTTCACTTAGCcaagaaaatataaaagtaatccAATCTATTTGTTCGAAGTCAGAGAATTCATCAACATAGTGAATCAATTACATTAGTATTAGACTCAATTAACCACAAAACTACACCACATACCGAATGACTCCAAGCTTGAAAACATGCCGGGCACTTTCAATCGTAGAGGTAGCCCCAACAAATGCAGATGAATTAGTGAAGGGTGTCACAACTACGTTATCAGGGACGTTGGTTAACGCATCCTTGCCACCGATACTAAGAGCTCCATCTTTAAGTGCAGGCTTTGCACTAAGAAACATGGAATGTCTCCATGACTTAGAGTTAAACTGTACGAATCCACGTGAGAAAAGCTTCTGGTTAGAGGCTAGAAAGGGAGAGCAATGAAAATTGAGCTGCAGAGTTCTTGGAGATGAAGAGAACATGGTGGTCTGAATCATGGCAGCCATGATGGCATTAGCCAACTGGTCTTTTCTGTTCTTTCTTTTTATGTTTTGCAAGTTTTTGACCGTTGAGAACACTTAAGTCATGTATGGCGGGAGAGAGTGGCGAAGGATATGTGATTTAAGTTCATCCAATCTGATAGGACTTGCAAGATTGGAGAAAGTGAAAGAGATATACATGGTGTGGTAAGATGTGTCCTTGGCCTTGTTTATTGGCCAATGGCCACAATGGaaggttttttcttttcttatattGTCATCATCATTTTCAATCTTCATTGGGTATTACGTGTCCTCTCATTTTTTGCAAGACATATTTGCCCCCACATCAATAATCAATTCCTCATAATCTAGTTCCTACGTTTTAACTGaggaaattacaccaaatatgagaattttttataaactttgaaatatatggcagcttttttttttaagttttttatggcatattttttttatttacatttttattgtagtttttttcctatatatttgtaaaactttatttgtagaccatattttatcttttatacttTCTTTGgtacttattttttattattttgagattattttttataattttaatttatttatgttaatttttatcatttcttTTAACTAAGTTGTATACTTGTGGCACAATTATTTGAAAGaccaacaaaagaaaaaaatgaaacagAAACCAAACTCACACATATTCcacaaatataatataaaaacatatataattataaattttttgGAGTAATCGTTACTTTtgtttcccttttctttttttttttgtttctattcTCAGCTAAAAAAACCAGAACCGACCTTGGGTTCTGCGCAAAGATGACGGCAGTGGCCGTCTTGGGTCTCTGTTCTTTTCGTCTTCATTTTCCTCTTCAGTGGCCGCTCGAAGAGAAAGCTTCGATGACTTAGCTGAACCTGTATCAGGAAGCTCGAGGGTACGCAATTTCGCCGCCGCCGCCATCTCTGCACGACCGAGATCTGAAGTTCTCCATTTCTAGCTCgcgagagagaaagaaaaaagctCAGAGTTGTGAAAATGGAGGACAGGGAGggctttttatttttgttttgactCTCTTTGCCTTTTCTTGGGGTCGTGAATAATAGTTATTAGCacctatttatttatatttattacaatatttttttttaataatatataaagtTTGATGTTTTTGGAAGAGTTTGAAGGTGATGGTTAAGGTAGTATTAATAGGTGTATAGTAagtaatatattaatttaaagttGTGATTAATAAATAAGAGTGAGGAGACAAACAGTTTAAGTTATGAAATATGAATCAGTGTGAGATTGTGGAATGCCTGATGTTATTGCTGCTTTCTTTGACTGCCCTCTCATTGTTTCCAAAAATGCATTATAACTGGAAACTATGTAAGTTGTTGTACGACCAAACTAACCTCGTTTTTTCTAAGTCTACTATTACTGTTTTAGACTATTCAATTGATTTCctactttatttttttataaggtaaccagttactaccttcttcttcttctactattacttcttagattaattttttattttttgagtttttttttaggtttgactcagtaactagttatcaatcagttattttaataggggtaaccggttacctcattcttcttcttcttcttctttactggATGTATTctgatctgttttttttttcttccaaatctgtcagtaaccagttacaattcactcGAGTACTTGCCATGACAGTTAAAATTGATAGTAGTAACCGGTTACTGCCacaaaactaaaatatctaaagtgataatcgtaactggttacagcaaggtttgaaaaaaaaatcaaatctaaaaaatataaccaattgctatggtacctggttacttagtcaggtgtgaaaacaaaatcaaatctaaacaaaaaaatctaaattaatcactactgtaactggttacacctaggtctaaaaaaaatctgatatgaataaaatgattcagtcgtcatggtacctggttacttaaacagatttggaaaaaaaaacccaaaaaaatcaaaagttttgtttgcttgtttttttatttcttgtacttgtattctgaataaattttgtaaacctatcgatacattttttgagcaaacgttctagttctatttctttaaataatcaataaacacataaatatttatgttagaaccttattttgatgaatgtttgaCTGCTAAACCTATTGATCTAAACATCACAGAGAAGAACCTTTTGACAACTTTTGCCATTTTCAACCAAAAAAACTAATTAGCTAACCTAagctttcatatgttaaaagtaccCTAAAATATTCAACTACCTAGCTTCTTATACTACCATAGTCTACACTAAATAATAGCAGTCAACTTTTCTTAAGTACAtttcttaaatcaaatcaaatatgaagtcaagtacaTGGTTACTTAAActgatttagaaaaaaaaaacccagaaaaatcaaatatgaagtcaagtacctggttacttaaacagatttagaaagaaaaaaaaacccagaaaaatcaaatatgaaattcaaaatcagatgtaaaaaagaagaaaactagatttgaagaaagaaaaagaagaataagaaagaccaaataagaagaagaagaagaagaaagaaagaagacgaagaaaaagaagaagaaaatcagtTCGTCGCCGTCGTCGTCGTCGGAGGAGGTAGCAGCGGAGGTAGGATCGCTAGAAAAAAATCTGAGATGGCCATTGAATTGGGGAAGAGAAAAAAAGaaatgagaagagagagagatcgtGAGGTGAGGAGATCGTGAGGTgaggagagaagagaaaatatgggaattaagtttatggtaatttatttaccatattttaaactttttttccaaaacttaccatattttgtacaattaatttttttccccataaatttagaaactatatatatttttcccatatttatgtaaacttctcttTTAACTTTATATATATAGCATGGGTCGACTTGACCAACTCaaatttttgcaaaattcatCTAATTCGGGTGAAATCCGATCCGAACATAATTTGTCCGaattcaaaaatatttaaaaaaaattaccaaaacctaatttgtaaaaaatcaacattaACAAACTAACGacaaagtttaaaaaatatatgtaaaaagtaacaaaaaaaatcaaaaagtgtaaaaaaaaatttatatttttgaattttttttaccaaagCGTATTTCGGCTCAAAGCCCATTTTTTTGACACATCCCACAAAAAAACCCAACCAAACCCAAAATCCAAAATCactcaaaaactcaaaaatttCGAACCAGATTAACCCAACCGGTATGCACCCCACCTTACACATCCAGTTTGGCTCAAGTTTCCCtcaacaatttttttaataataattattttttattgatttgatGATTATTCTGTTTTGCATTTTCTTCTTTTGGGTGAGAAGGATCCTGGACCTCATTGATTTTGTCTTTTTCGAGGGGATGATTCCTCATCTTTGTGGTGTTGGTTTATTaccaaaaaatctaaaaaaaaaaaacggcTAGGATATGAACATGCTTTTACAAAAGAAAGAGAAAACTATAGTGGAAATTTGTAGAGGAAAATGCATATATTACTAATCTTATGGCGTCAAATTAGGATATAACTAGCTCATTTTTTAAGCGAAAAGAtgtgttaatttattttttaaaacaaagtgCTACAATAGATATCTTAAAAATTATGAAATACCAACTATTCATTTTTTTAATAGATATAACAAAGAACAAAACAtgttgtatttatttcaaatccAATTCAAAAACTTGAAAGAATTGAATCCAAAAACTGAATTCCTAACCTTCACCCTAAATTTGAAGGCTCTAAGAAGAGTGGACTGGCGAAACTACAATGGGACTTCTAACGTAGTGGCTTCCATCGGTCCAAGTCAACTGTCCAAAAACATACCCTTTTAAACGGTATCCCTTGTTTTTAAGGGTAACTCTGAAGCTCTTCTCCTCGTGATGATGCCCGAATACCAAGCTTTTGGGCTCAACCGACACTGACACTCCCACCGGTTCCCGGACAAAGGCCAAGTATGTTCCATTTCCATTGGACCCCACGTTCTTCACTCGCCGTGTCACGGTCACTGAACCGGACAGGTTCGGCACCGTTATGGATGGGTAGTTGAGGTTCAAAACGCTGACGTTTTTGTGACACTTGTACGGCTTCTCGGAGAAAAGCTTAATCATGGTCTGGTTGTACCCGCTAGCGCACAGAAAGTCTAGGTAGTCTTTGGTGCTCAAGTCGTACACCAACCCCGGGTCCATGGCTCTGTTTGGTCTGATATGACCGTTGCCGTAGCTGAATGGGGTTCCCTTCGCTTTCGAAGCTTCTTGCATGGGATTAGGGGTGTTGTCTCTGGTTCTTGCTGTGGAAGATTAACACTAAAAATCAGAGGAAAAGAAAAAATGGGAAAAGGGTATCCtaataagaaagagaaaaaaaaaagaaaaaagagagagaatgagtAATAATCTATACCACTTGTGAAGATTGCAGATCGAATTGCGGCTGGGCTCCAATGGGGGTGGAGGGTTTTGAGAAGGCCAGCGACTCCAGAGACGTGAGGGCAAGCCATGGATGTGCCTGATTCGGTGTTGTAAGGAATTCTTCGCTTGTCAAAATCTAGGCCCGTTGGGCTTGTGTCTTCACTGTATGCAGCTATGATGTTCACTCCAGGAGCAGTTATATCAGGCTGAAGCATGGAGGTGAGACATGTATAACAATCATTAATGGAAATAAGGATCAAATTTGAAAGTGGGTTTATTGAGTTCGTTTCTAACCTTAAGGATCTCAGGAGTAATAGTGTTGGGGCCTCTAGAAGAGAAAGAAGCCATGAATGGAGCAGGCCTTGTGTTTATTTGAGTATTCGGGGGCAGGAGCTTGGCTTGTGGATTGCTGTTTGTAACAACGTAAAAAGAGTTAACCAAGTGTTTGGCTAGAGAGCCAGGAGAAGACAAAGAATGGAAGAGGTTTTATATACCTTGTGGAATTGATGTAGGCAAAAACAGATTCACCGTCTTTGTAAGTTACTTGGGATGCTGGAAGGAAATGAGCGTCGGCAATGAGTTCGTTTCCACTGAGATTGTCATTGCAGAGTATCAGTCCAACTCCTCCGGCTAGAGCAACCTGTTGACCCTTGTCAACTCTTGCAGTGGTACCCCTCAGACAAGCCACAATCTTTCCCTTCGCCTTGGTAGGGTCTAGTGTTCCTGGCTTACAAAGTAGTCTGCATAAATAAGGGTGAGATAGAAAAATGTGTCATATTAAGGGTCTAGTTCGAAATGCGAAAAAGGTAAAACTAGGAAATGCAGATGTTCTTACGCGTCAGAAGCAGTAGCATTGGATGCTTTAGCCTGTGCGCCATTGATCAGTGGGTAGAATTTGTCTTCTGGTAAAGCTTTGGAAAGGCTTGTTCCCTGGTTTTACAGAAGCAAATATATAATCTTAAATATCTTTATTAGGATGGTAGGGGGTCAGGTCTTAGAAAGAGAAAGCAATGAACCTTGAGGCGTAAACCATTTTGGAGTTCAACAAAAGCTTGGAACTCTCTATCCAAAGTACTAGCTCCCACGGTAATCAACCAAGGTGCAACGTTTGAGACAGTTCCTGGATCTGGTCCTGAATTTCCAGCTGAGCAAACAACTACAATGCCATGCTTGACAGCATGGAATGCTGCAATAGATAGACCATCGTTAAAGTAGTCAGCCGGGTCTCCACCAAGTGAAATGGAAAGGACATCAACCCTATCATGTATGGCATGATCCACGGCTGCGATGATATCAGCATCAAAGCACTCGCCATTATCGATCTGCGGCCAGCAAACCTTGTAGGACGCAACTCGAGCCTTAGGGGAACCACCTTTCGCTGTCCCATTTCCCGAACCATAAACACTGGCTCCAGCGACGAAGTTCCCACCTGCTGTGGACAGAGTGTGAGTTCCATGACCTTCATGGTCAAGTGCACTCATGTAGGAGGAGTTGAGTTTCCCTGCATAGGCCTCATATCCTTTGTTGAAGTACCTTGCTCCTATAAGCTTCCTGCAGTCACCAAATATGGAAGATAGTTTTCAGTTCGAGACCATAGATgtgttatgtttgtaatttgtagTATTTAAGGTGGTTTTCAGAACAAACGGCACTGTCAATATCTGCATGATTCATAAGCTGTACAACTAGAATCCCAGAGAAACAAGACTCAGTTTAAGAATTTTGAAATTCAGTCTTTAAGGtgaaattttgaattttcttattttaagctttttttctaatttttcccTTTATCCTCTGATAATTGAATAAAATATCTACAAAGTTTATTTCTCATATTGCAAATTCATTGAAAAAATTAATGCATCAAACATTGCATGAACAGAAAGACCAACACAATTAATTAAGAAGGAATAGTACAAGTGGTAAACACTGTTTATCTACAACTCAACTAAGTACATAAAGACCAAGCACAGTAAATGAAATAGAGATAACCTGTTACAAAAGAATCCATCTGTACTGTTCTGACAGATTCCCTTCCACTTTGATGGAATTGGTCCATATCCTTTGTCATTAAAGCTCTGTGATTTGGGCCAAACCCCTACATAAAAACAAGAATTTAGAAATTGTTTTGTTACGATTTAATGGGTCCACCATgataataattcaaatatatatatatgaaacggAACGTACGGCATCATTCAAACAAGAATTTGGATGATCATAATATTTGACTCGAAACgaaaacaatttttaaaccaGATGAACATTTTTCTTTCCTcattaatcattaaaaaaaaaacttatcttTTGGGTTTGAAAATCTCTCTTCTTTCTAGTTTATAAGTGAAAAATATAAGAAAGTAGATACCACTATGTGGATAATGATATTGCCTATGTAGTGGAAACTTTGTCAAAACTCATATCCTTCCTTATTGGTAGGATTGATCCATGCAAATTACAGGATCACCAGATAAGTTAAGAAGATTATGATTATAATGTCGCCATCAGTGACTCGCATTACtctttagtaattaaattataatcacCAATAAAAAGTTAggagaaaaaaataattaaatgagaGAATACAAACCTGTGTCAAGATTTGCTATAATTGTATTTTTTCCAAATTTGGCTTTATTCCACAATGACATTTGAGGAACATCACCATTATCTTTTTCAAGCCTCATAAAACCCCATGACCTTGTAGTATGTAGTTTCTTTCCTTGGTTTATGAAAACCGATACCACTTCTGGGTGCTCTGCATTTCAAGAAATTATTTGATAAATCTTAACACTTCAGTACTGTATGTATACACACACCATATTTTTTAATCCTTACGTACTTGCAATTTCAGCTGCCTCTTCCTCTTCGAGGTTGGCGGCAAAGCCATTAATATGCAATTTGTAGGAGTAAAAGATTGACTCTTTTGCCTTATCTTTGCTGGAATggataataaaatatattatgtatatgtataaatatgtgtatatacataagagaataagaagaaaaaaatcatGGGCACGTATAAATAACAATAGTTTACCTTCCCAGAAAGGAAGCGAGAAAATTATAATGAGAATCAGTCACTCGATCAAGAACGGCCTCTGTAACTTTAGAGCCATGTGCATGTGATCCTAAATAAACAATATATGACTTTATTTTATtgagaaaaaaacaaaacaaataaaaacaatGTTAGTAAAAGTTTGAGTGAGACTGAAACAAACAAGTTAGTGAGTAAAAGAGCAAAAAAAATCAGTGAAACTTCTTACTTTCTTGATGGCAAGAGCCGGCGGTACTTGGAAGAGAGAAAAAAGCAGGAGTAACTGGACGATAATTGAAGCCTTTAGTGACCACATTTTTGTGGTGTTGACAGTATAGCTTGGCTTTGTTTTTCAAAAGTAGTCGTCGAAAGTGACACACTTTCTCACCTTTTGATGATTAAGAACACTACTATTCTATATTCTATTCTCTCTTAACTGTCTCTCACAAAATTAAAGCAGAAAATCTtgataataataatcatgataaagctttaattttttttccgGTTACATAAACCATTTTAACTTTTTTGTAGAACTATAATTTTGGAAATAGTCGTAGGTCAAACAAAATCTTTCTGGTTAAACTCTCATCCAGAGAGAGAATCGCTGTATctgttataaaaaaaatatcatgaaGATCTTTTTCCCAAtagatttatataattatatatatgagtGATTTTTACTTTTTAGTTagtaaatactatttttttatagAATATTTTTAAGGGAGAAAGTGGATGCATAATTCTAGAGGCAGGATCTCATATGTGTGCATGAATCTTTATTATGGTAGAAATAATATTAAACTAAATTTTCTTAATTAAGGCCCCATGCACATACGTTGGATTGCTTTTTgcgtcaaatttaaataattttatttttttatttattgagaGAGTCAAAGTTAAATGTTATAAAGAGTCTAAAGATAGTGCTCTTATCCGaacataaataaatattatatagatAGTGCTTATTTAAAACTTTTCAAAAACTTTCATCGAAATAATATTGTGTCATCATTTGAATGCGTTGCTTTGCCATACAATCTTTATATGCATAAACAAATTACACAAAAGTGacacttttttttgttttttttgttattttaatatttatgtaCTAGTATTAACATAATCAAACATTATAATGACTGATTTTATTTTGTCTCCCTcgagaaaatattttattatatatgaacAACCTGTTTGAATATAAGATTTGCTTACTCAGTGTTATCAtaactatatatttatatcaatacaCCAAAAATATTAAATTAGTGACACTTCTAAATgtcattattatttatttatagctTTAGTGGCAAGTGTAAGAAGTGTGATGAAAACTGAACTGACATTTGAAAATGTCACAAAATCCCTCAttttttacattaaaaaataattttagtgaCATTTATGAAAATgtcacaaaaatatatatatttatattgttaaatttgtaataattagtagaatattacacatatatttacaataaAATTGTCATTTAATTTCTTtccatatattaaaaaaattattcattttaaatatttcgATCCATATTCAAGTTATCATTCATAATGAAATTCTTAATAATAAATGTAGTCTG
This genomic interval from Humulus lupulus chromosome 8, drHumLupu1.1, whole genome shotgun sequence contains the following:
- the LOC133794681 gene encoding probable galactinol--sucrose galactosyltransferase 2 isoform X2 codes for the protein MNELVLLRDVGLLSLFRFKLWWMIPRVGNSGSDIPVETQMLLLEVSKGQDSVETSYVVFLPIIDGEFRSSLQGNSSNELEFCVESGDPAIVTSQSLRAVFVNCGNHPFDLIKESMKILEKYKGTFTHRESKQMPGMLDWFGWCTWDAFYQDVNPQGIREGLKSLSEGGTPAKFIIIDDGWQDVENEFQKEGEPYVDGSQFGGRLLSIKENNKFRRASDDAQSDAPSDLKSFVSEIKSTYGLKYVFVWHALMGYWGGLVPDVPGTKKYNPELRYPVQSPGNLANMRDLAMDCMEKYGVGAIDADKASQFLDDLHKYLVSQGVDGVKVDVQNILETISTGSGGRVSLTKQFQQALEKSISSNFQDNSIICCMGLSTDSIYHSKVSAITRASDDYYPKNPSTQTLHIAAVSYNSIFLGEVVVPDWDMFYSLHEAAEFHAAARAVGGCGVYVSDKPGHHDFEVLKRLVLPDGSILRARYPGRPSLDCLFNDPVMDGESLLKIWNLNKCTGVIGVFNCQGAGRWPCMSNPVQKNVSAELSGLVSPADIEYFEEVSGTQWTGDCAVFFFNSGSLSRVPKDESLSITLKVLQCEVLTVSPIKVYNKNIQFAAIGLLNMYNSGGAVEKVDFFSDSSNCGIQIKGRGPGRFGAYSSIKPKSCSVNSKTTEEFKYRSEDNLLTVTIPSTTSNWDITLYY
- the LOC133794681 gene encoding probable galactinol--sucrose galactosyltransferase 2 isoform X1; protein product: MAAMIQTTMFSSSPRTLQLNFHCSPFLASNQKLFSRGFVQFNSKSWRHSMFLSAKPALKDGALSIGGKDALTNVPDNVVVTPFTNSSAFVGATSTIESARHVFKLGVIRDVGLLSLFRFKLWWMIPRVGNSGSDIPVETQMLLLEVSKGQDSVETSYVVFLPIIDGEFRSSLQGNSSNELEFCVESGDPAIVTSQSLRAVFVNCGNHPFDLIKESMKILEKYKGTFTHRESKQMPGMLDWFGWCTWDAFYQDVNPQGIREGLKSLSEGGTPAKFIIIDDGWQDVENEFQKEGEPYVDGSQFGGRLLSIKENNKFRRASDDAQSDAPSDLKSFVSEIKSTYGLKYVFVWHALMGYWGGLVPDVPGTKKYNPELRYPVQSPGNLANMRDLAMDCMEKYGVGAIDADKASQFLDDLHKYLVSQGVDGVKVDVQNILETISTGSGGRVSLTKQFQQALEKSISSNFQDNSIICCMGLSTDSIYHSKVSAITRASDDYYPKNPSTQTLHIAAVSYNSIFLGEVVVPDWDMFYSLHEAAEFHAAARAVGGCGVYVSDKPGHHDFEVLKRLVLPDGSILRARYPGRPSLDCLFNDPVMDGESLLKIWNLNKCTGVIGVFNCQGAGRWPCMSNPVQKNVSAELSGLVSPADIEYFEEVSGTQWTGDCAVFFFNSGSLSRVPKDESLSITLKVLQCEVLTVSPIKVYNKNIQFAAIGLLNMYNSGGAVEKVDFFSDSSNCGIQIKGRGPGRFGAYSSIKPKSCSVNSKTTEEFKYRSEDNLLTVTIPSTTSNWDITLYY
- the LOC133795054 gene encoding subtilisin-like protease SBT5.4, whose product is MWSLKASIIVQLLLLFSLFQVPPALAIKKSYIVYLGSHAHGSKVTEAVLDRVTDSHYNFLASFLGSKDKAKESIFYSYKLHINGFAANLEEEEAAEIAKHPEVVSVFINQGKKLHTTRSWGFMRLEKDNGDVPQMSLWNKAKFGKNTIIANLDTGVWPKSQSFNDKGYGPIPSKWKGICQNSTDGFFCNRKLIGARYFNKGYEAYAGKLNSSYMSALDHEGHGTHTLSTAGGNFVAGASVYGSGNGTAKGGSPKARVASYKVCWPQIDNGECFDADIIAAVDHAIHDRVDVLSISLGGDPADYFNDGLSIAAFHAVKHGIVVVCSAGNSGPDPGTVSNVAPWLITVGASTLDREFQAFVELQNGLRLKGTSLSKALPEDKFYPLINGAQAKASNATASDALLCKPGTLDPTKAKGKIVACLRGTTARVDKGQQVALAGGVGLILCNDNLSGNELIADAHFLPASQVTYKDGESVFAYINSTSNPQAKLLPPNTQINTRPAPFMASFSSRGPNTITPEILKPDITAPGVNIIAAYSEDTSPTGLDFDKRRIPYNTESGTSMACPHVSGVAGLLKTLHPHWSPAAIRSAIFTSARTRDNTPNPMQEASKAKGTPFSYGNGHIRPNRAMDPGLVYDLSTKDYLDFLCASGYNQTMIKLFSEKPYKCHKNVSVLNLNYPSITVPNLSGSVTVTRRVKNVGSNGNGTYLAFVREPVGVSVSVEPKSLVFGHHHEEKSFRVTLKNKGYRLKGYVFGQLTWTDGSHYVRSPIVVSPVHSS